One Mycobacterium sp. SMC-4 DNA window includes the following coding sequences:
- a CDS encoding SDR family oxidoreductase: protein MDDVLGYTGKSVVVTGAASGMGEATARILTELGAQVTALDIKPTTVDVAHSLTIDLRDRAAIEEVAAEIEGPIDGLFSCAGLPGPPFSEWDTILVNFVGARHLAELLVPKMSEGSAISVISSSAALGWQDHIKVITGLLETEGFDAAVDWLTANEKKWSWSGYAYSKYIIDAWVGWWYPELAGKGIRINCINPGPTETAMMPAFQDLMGKETVDDAIGPVGRYSTAQEQAWPLVCMGSPRLSYVGGTVLWTDGGWNGAMTMGRHKAQWAETAADQMAKKG from the coding sequence ATGGACGACGTGCTCGGGTACACGGGGAAGTCGGTTGTCGTGACGGGTGCCGCCTCAGGCATGGGGGAGGCGACCGCGCGCATCCTGACCGAGCTGGGGGCGCAGGTCACCGCACTGGACATCAAGCCGACCACCGTCGATGTGGCACATTCACTGACCATTGACCTGCGTGACCGCGCCGCCATCGAAGAGGTGGCCGCCGAGATCGAGGGGCCGATCGACGGATTGTTCAGTTGCGCTGGACTGCCCGGGCCACCGTTCTCCGAGTGGGACACCATCCTGGTGAATTTCGTCGGTGCGCGCCATCTGGCCGAACTTCTGGTGCCGAAGATGTCCGAGGGATCGGCCATCAGCGTGATCTCCTCATCGGCCGCCCTCGGGTGGCAGGACCACATCAAGGTGATCACCGGGCTGCTGGAGACCGAAGGCTTTGACGCTGCGGTCGACTGGCTGACTGCCAACGAGAAGAAGTGGTCGTGGAGCGGTTACGCCTACTCGAAGTACATCATCGACGCGTGGGTGGGCTGGTGGTACCCGGAGCTCGCCGGCAAGGGCATCCGGATCAACTGCATCAACCCGGGTCCGACCGAGACCGCGATGATGCCGGCATTCCAGGATCTGATGGGTAAAGAAACCGTGGACGACGCGATCGGGCCGGTCGGTCGGTACTCGACCGCCCAGGAGCAGGCCTGGCCGTTGGTCTGTATGGGCAGTCCGAGGCTCAGCTATGTCGGCGGGACCGTGCTGTGGACTGACGGCGGGTGGAACGGCGCGATGACGATGGGTCGGCACAAGGCGCAGTGGGCGGAAACGGCAGCTGATCAGATGGCGAAGAAGGGCTGA
- a CDS encoding SDR family NAD(P)-dependent oxidoreductase, with protein MDLGLGGATAVVTGGSKGMGLAIAECLAAEGASVAVMARGQEALDSAAEVILRAGAPEVLTLAVDMADADSIAAGYQAVQDSWGRLNVLVHTVGPQAGTFEELNDDDWHAAFNLGTMSAVRSVRAALPMLRAADWARIVTLSAHSIQRQSPRLVAYTAAKAALSSFTKNLSKSLGHEGILVNCVCPGTIVTASFTEILRDALATDGLDSSDPNDVMTWVERTFGHPCDLGRAGLPEEIASAVTYLASRRNGYITGATVNVDGGSDFI; from the coding sequence ATGGATCTCGGACTCGGCGGCGCCACGGCAGTGGTCACCGGTGGCAGTAAGGGCATGGGACTGGCGATTGCCGAATGCCTTGCTGCCGAGGGCGCTTCGGTGGCCGTCATGGCGCGGGGCCAGGAGGCGCTCGACTCTGCAGCGGAGGTGATTCTTCGGGCCGGCGCGCCCGAGGTCCTGACCCTCGCAGTCGACATGGCGGACGCAGATTCCATCGCGGCCGGTTATCAGGCCGTGCAAGACAGCTGGGGCCGGCTCAACGTACTCGTCCACACGGTGGGGCCCCAAGCGGGCACTTTCGAAGAATTGAACGACGACGACTGGCATGCGGCCTTCAACCTCGGGACCATGTCGGCGGTGCGGTCGGTGCGGGCTGCCCTACCGATGCTGCGTGCCGCCGACTGGGCGCGGATCGTCACTCTTTCGGCGCACTCGATTCAGCGGCAGAGTCCACGCCTGGTGGCCTACACCGCAGCCAAGGCGGCACTGTCGAGCTTCACCAAGAATCTGTCGAAAAGCCTGGGGCACGAGGGCATCCTCGTCAACTGTGTCTGTCCCGGCACCATCGTGACGGCCAGCTTCACCGAGATCCTGCGGGACGCGCTGGCGACCGACGGCCTGGATTCGTCTGACCCCAACGACGTGATGACCTGGGTGGAACGCACCTTCGGGCACCCGTGCGACCTCGGCCGTGCCGGTCTACCGGAGGAGATCGCCTCCGCGGTGACCTATCTGGCATCACGGCGCAACGGCTACATCACCGGCGCCACGGTCAACGTCGACGGAGGTTCGGACTTCATCTGA
- a CDS encoding SDR family oxidoreductase, whose protein sequence is MTDRHSNIAGVRMLIIGASSGIGRALAVVAHSRGARIALAARRVDILSSVAQELGGTAHELDVADPKAVEKVISDVAADFGQIDAVVFTSAAVPFALIEDTDVTTWMHAYAVNAVGASHVLRAALPHLADDAVVLVASSHDVGRPRAGVAAYHASKAALDEILRSWRAEHPELAVIRVSVGPTEDTEILRGADRDLLADLYRSWATEGQIPARMSAVDDVANAMLSLVAMARANPSVVSEIVHLSPRMSKSW, encoded by the coding sequence ATGACCGATCGCCATTCAAACATCGCGGGTGTCCGCATGCTCATCATCGGGGCATCATCAGGTATCGGACGCGCGTTGGCCGTGGTAGCACACTCCCGCGGGGCCAGAATCGCCCTCGCCGCCCGCCGAGTGGACATCCTCTCGTCGGTGGCACAGGAACTTGGCGGGACCGCTCACGAACTTGATGTCGCCGACCCCAAGGCCGTCGAGAAAGTCATCAGCGACGTGGCCGCGGACTTCGGCCAGATCGATGCCGTGGTCTTCACCAGTGCGGCAGTTCCGTTCGCCCTGATCGAAGACACCGACGTGACGACGTGGATGCACGCCTATGCGGTCAACGCTGTCGGGGCGTCGCATGTGTTGCGCGCCGCTCTCCCGCATCTCGCCGACGATGCGGTCGTACTGGTCGCGTCGAGCCACGATGTCGGACGCCCTCGCGCCGGCGTCGCGGCCTACCACGCGAGCAAGGCAGCCCTCGACGAGATCCTGCGGTCGTGGCGGGCCGAGCACCCCGAGCTCGCGGTCATCCGCGTCAGCGTCGGACCCACCGAAGACACCGAGATCCTGCGGGGAGCCGACCGGGATCTGCTGGCCGACCTGTATCGGTCGTGGGCCACCGAGGGCCAGATCCCGGCACGGATGTCGGCCGTCGACGATGTCGCCAACGCCATGCTCTCCCTCGTCGCGATGGCACGGGCGAACCCCTCGGTCGTCAGTGAGATCGTGCACCTGTCACCGCGGATGAGCAAGTCCTGGTGA
- a CDS encoding bacterioferritin-associated ferredoxin: MYVCLCLGITSDTVAKAVDGGASTTRAVAITCGAGSECGRCRRTIRMIIDSSRTTTPTTVEGYRA; encoded by the coding sequence ATGTATGTCTGCCTCTGCCTGGGAATCACGAGTGACACGGTTGCCAAGGCAGTCGACGGCGGGGCAAGCACCACCCGAGCAGTTGCCATCACCTGTGGCGCGGGATCCGAATGCGGGCGGTGTCGTCGTACCATCCGGATGATCATCGACTCCTCGCGTACGACCACGCCCACTACCGTAGAAGGGTACCGAGCATGA
- a CDS encoding fatty-acid--CoA ligase yields the protein MSRSRSRNFVFAVEFAISTPDRVWPVLQRHQESLVDLGARYVYAYESVVEPGKVLVIIGISTEQPLLNLLRSPYFFEWFDAVGVEDLPAVFAGETVERMDIGEAPEPGSEIVVAAVTPLDDIDDFVAQVRDSREEFAKAGIRRTVVYRAFDSSHEVMFVQQLDSAETALRWIARSPTASEWLAAAGIGVFPPVFVGRFVNAMRMSQPTGIGPL from the coding sequence TTGAGTCGGAGCAGGTCCCGCAATTTCGTGTTTGCCGTCGAGTTCGCGATCAGCACCCCCGACCGGGTATGGCCGGTCCTCCAGCGCCACCAGGAGAGCCTCGTCGATCTCGGCGCACGTTACGTGTACGCCTATGAGTCTGTGGTGGAGCCAGGCAAGGTACTTGTGATCATCGGGATCAGCACCGAGCAACCTCTGCTGAACTTGCTGCGATCGCCGTACTTCTTCGAGTGGTTCGACGCGGTGGGAGTCGAAGACCTTCCTGCCGTCTTCGCAGGCGAGACCGTCGAACGAATGGACATCGGTGAAGCACCCGAGCCCGGCAGCGAGATAGTCGTGGCTGCGGTGACACCCCTCGACGACATCGACGATTTCGTGGCCCAAGTTCGAGACTCTCGTGAAGAGTTTGCCAAGGCCGGGATCCGGCGGACAGTCGTATATCGCGCCTTCGACAGTTCACACGAAGTGATGTTCGTCCAGCAACTGGACAGTGCGGAAACCGCATTGCGGTGGATAGCGCGCTCCCCGACAGCCTCGGAATGGTTAGCAGCCGCGGGGATCGGGGTCTTTCCCCCTGTCTTCGTCGGTCGCTTCGTCAACGCAATGCGAATGTCCCAGCCCACCGGGATCGGACCACTCTGA
- a CDS encoding spirocyclase AveC family protein — protein sequence MRIGWAIFIACYLFFAVVTVAMMQTGMQGDPEKYNPQPGPRPYPPFLGFDNWPLAVSLSAIPMAIGLISLLVWLSWRRRKAHWAVVIAFAGLITGALDPVANWATFAIFDPRMLHFPHSWPYVNISPNLEPALSFLGGYAAYYLLNGLGFLQLHDRLIHPLMHRSRWLMQHRLFAVFIGAGLLAIPINALIQITWMSAGIFFYTEAVGPVLIVGHVHFPLIMAVYDAFIFAMVAVMCVRDDAGELVLVNRIAHWLPVRRGRSPTTLTRQMLVATAVGLISFGIPLAILAGLREAGLSRPSYDQNPYPTVKVYDPYGHLEEAGKPGPFFR from the coding sequence GTGCGAATCGGTTGGGCGATCTTCATTGCGTGCTATTTGTTCTTCGCGGTCGTCACGGTTGCCATGATGCAGACCGGCATGCAGGGCGACCCAGAGAAGTACAACCCGCAGCCGGGGCCCAGGCCGTACCCTCCATTCCTCGGTTTCGACAACTGGCCACTCGCTGTCAGTCTCAGTGCGATACCGATGGCGATCGGCCTCATCAGTCTGCTGGTCTGGCTGTCATGGCGCCGCCGGAAGGCGCACTGGGCGGTCGTCATCGCGTTTGCCGGCCTGATCACCGGCGCTTTGGACCCGGTGGCGAACTGGGCGACGTTCGCCATTTTCGACCCGCGAATGCTGCATTTCCCGCACTCGTGGCCGTACGTCAACATCTCGCCCAATCTCGAGCCGGCGCTGTCGTTCCTGGGCGGGTATGCGGCCTACTACTTGTTGAACGGTCTGGGATTCTTACAGTTGCACGATCGCTTGATCCACCCGTTGATGCACCGTTCGCGATGGTTGATGCAGCACCGGTTGTTTGCGGTGTTCATCGGAGCGGGGCTGCTGGCGATCCCGATCAATGCGCTGATTCAGATCACCTGGATGAGTGCGGGGATCTTCTTCTACACGGAGGCGGTCGGTCCGGTGCTGATCGTCGGGCACGTGCACTTCCCCCTGATAATGGCGGTGTACGACGCCTTCATCTTCGCCATGGTTGCTGTGATGTGTGTCCGCGATGATGCGGGCGAACTCGTGCTCGTCAACCGGATCGCTCATTGGTTGCCGGTGCGCCGCGGTCGGTCGCCCACGACGTTGACTCGGCAGATGCTTGTAGCCACCGCAGTCGGTCTGATCTCGTTCGGGATTCCGTTGGCAATCCTGGCTGGACTGCGTGAGGCAGGGCTGTCGCGACCGTCCTACGACCAGAACCCTTACCCGACGGTCAAAGTGTACGACCCCTACGGCCACCTCGAGGAGGCCGGGAAACCGGGTCCGTTCTTCAGGTGA